From Daucus carota subsp. sativus chromosome 6, DH1 v3.0, whole genome shotgun sequence, the proteins below share one genomic window:
- the LOC108224869 gene encoding tyrosine-protein phosphatase DSP1 isoform X2, with protein MKAVEIPSGDSDTCRTIGVAVVSKSPPATGDYDDDLQFTPPFNFAMVDHGIYRSGFPDPTNFSFIQTLGLRSIVYLCPEPYPEANVEFLRSNGIRLFQFGVDGSKEPFVNIPEETIREALKTVIDIRNHPLLIHCKRGKHRTGCVVGCLRKLQRWCLTSIFDEYQRFAAVKARVSDQRFMELFDVSTFKHIPKEFSCLKSDELFERNSGSLVTEEKGWQKQLPN; from the exons ATGAAGGCAGTTGAAATTCCAAGCGGCGACAGCGACACGTGTCGAACGATTGGCGTCGCCGTCGTGTCCAAATCACCTCCGGCCACCGGAGATTACGACGATGATCTACAGTTTACACCTCCCTTTAACTTTGCCATGGTTGATCATGGCATCTATAGGTCTGGTTTTCCTGACCCTACTAACTTCTCCTTCATTCAAACCCTTGGCCTTCGCTCTATCGT ATATTTGTGCCCAGAGCCATATCCAGAGGCAAACGTCGAGTTTTTGAGGTCCAACGGGATTCGTTTGTTTCAGTTTGGAGTTGACGGCAGCAAG GAACCTTTTGTCAATATTCCAGAGGAAACAATTCGTGAAGCACTTAAAACCGTCATTG ATATCAGGAATCACCCGCTATTAATTCATTGCAAACGAGGCAAG CACCGGACAGGTTGTGTGGTGGGGTGTCTGAGAAAATTGCAGAGATGGTGTTTGACCTCAATCTTTGATGAGTATCAGCGCTTTGCAGCTGTCAAAGCTAGAGTTTCTGATCAGAGGTTTATGGAGCTCTTTGACGTGTCAACTTTCAAGCATATACCAAAGGAGTTTTCATGTCTAAAGAG CGATGAACTTTTTGAACGAAATTCAGGCTCACTAGTAACCGAAGAAAAag GGTGGCAAAAGCAGCTACCTAATTGA
- the LOC108224869 gene encoding tyrosine-protein phosphatase DSP1 isoform X1 — translation MKAVEIPSGDSDTCRTIGVAVVSKSPPATGDYDDDLQFTPPFNFAMVDHGIYRSGFPDPTNFSFIQTLGLRSIVYLCPEPYPEANVEFLRSNGIRLFQFGVDGSKEPFVNIPEETIREALKTVIDIRNHPLLIHCKRGKHRTGCVVGCLRKLQRWCLTSIFDEYQRFAAVKARVSDQRFMELFDVSTFKHIPKEFSCLKSDELFERNSGSLVTEEKGQRSPICLN, via the exons ATGAAGGCAGTTGAAATTCCAAGCGGCGACAGCGACACGTGTCGAACGATTGGCGTCGCCGTCGTGTCCAAATCACCTCCGGCCACCGGAGATTACGACGATGATCTACAGTTTACACCTCCCTTTAACTTTGCCATGGTTGATCATGGCATCTATAGGTCTGGTTTTCCTGACCCTACTAACTTCTCCTTCATTCAAACCCTTGGCCTTCGCTCTATCGT ATATTTGTGCCCAGAGCCATATCCAGAGGCAAACGTCGAGTTTTTGAGGTCCAACGGGATTCGTTTGTTTCAGTTTGGAGTTGACGGCAGCAAG GAACCTTTTGTCAATATTCCAGAGGAAACAATTCGTGAAGCACTTAAAACCGTCATTG ATATCAGGAATCACCCGCTATTAATTCATTGCAAACGAGGCAAG CACCGGACAGGTTGTGTGGTGGGGTGTCTGAGAAAATTGCAGAGATGGTGTTTGACCTCAATCTTTGATGAGTATCAGCGCTTTGCAGCTGTCAAAGCTAGAGTTTCTGATCAGAGGTTTATGGAGCTCTTTGACGTGTCAACTTTCAAGCATATACCAAAGGAGTTTTCATGTCTAAAGAG CGATGAACTTTTTGAACGAAATTCAGGCTCACTAGTAACCGAAGAAAAag GTCAGAGATCTCCAATATGTTTGAATTAG
- the LOC108224869 gene encoding probable tyrosine-protein phosphatase DSP4 isoform X3 has product MKAVEIPSGDSDTCRTIGVAVVSKSPPATGDYDDDLQFTPPFNFAMVDHGIYRSGFPDPTNFSFIQTLGLRSIVYLCPEPYPEANVEFLRSNGIRLFQFGVDGSKEPFVNIPEETIREALKTVIDIRNHPLLIHCKRGKHRTGCVVGCLRKLQRWCLTSIFDEYQRFAAVKARVSDQRFMELFDVSTFKHIPKEFSCLKSCEGTMFSFYPKDNDVFFSF; this is encoded by the exons ATGAAGGCAGTTGAAATTCCAAGCGGCGACAGCGACACGTGTCGAACGATTGGCGTCGCCGTCGTGTCCAAATCACCTCCGGCCACCGGAGATTACGACGATGATCTACAGTTTACACCTCCCTTTAACTTTGCCATGGTTGATCATGGCATCTATAGGTCTGGTTTTCCTGACCCTACTAACTTCTCCTTCATTCAAACCCTTGGCCTTCGCTCTATCGT ATATTTGTGCCCAGAGCCATATCCAGAGGCAAACGTCGAGTTTTTGAGGTCCAACGGGATTCGTTTGTTTCAGTTTGGAGTTGACGGCAGCAAG GAACCTTTTGTCAATATTCCAGAGGAAACAATTCGTGAAGCACTTAAAACCGTCATTG ATATCAGGAATCACCCGCTATTAATTCATTGCAAACGAGGCAAG CACCGGACAGGTTGTGTGGTGGGGTGTCTGAGAAAATTGCAGAGATGGTGTTTGACCTCAATCTTTGATGAGTATCAGCGCTTTGCAGCTGTCAAAGCTAGAGTTTCTGATCAGAGGTTTATGGAGCTCTTTGACGTGTCAACTTTCAAGCATATACCAAAGGAGTTTTCATGTCTAAAGAG CTGTGAAGGGACTATGTTTTCTTTCTATCCCAAGGACAAtgatgttttcttttccttctga
- the LOC108224869 gene encoding tyrosine-protein phosphatase DSP1 isoform X4, translating to MKAVEIPSGDSDTCRTIGVAVVSKSPPATGDYDDDLQFTPPFNFAMVDHGIYRSGFPDPTNFSFIQTLGLRSIVYLCPEPYPEANVEFLRSNGIRLFQFGVDGSKEPFVNIPEETIREALKTVIDIRNHPLLIHCKRGKHRTGCVVGCLRKLQRWCLTSIFDEYQRFAAVKARVSDQRFMELFDVSTFKHIPKEFSCLKSKWET from the exons ATGAAGGCAGTTGAAATTCCAAGCGGCGACAGCGACACGTGTCGAACGATTGGCGTCGCCGTCGTGTCCAAATCACCTCCGGCCACCGGAGATTACGACGATGATCTACAGTTTACACCTCCCTTTAACTTTGCCATGGTTGATCATGGCATCTATAGGTCTGGTTTTCCTGACCCTACTAACTTCTCCTTCATTCAAACCCTTGGCCTTCGCTCTATCGT ATATTTGTGCCCAGAGCCATATCCAGAGGCAAACGTCGAGTTTTTGAGGTCCAACGGGATTCGTTTGTTTCAGTTTGGAGTTGACGGCAGCAAG GAACCTTTTGTCAATATTCCAGAGGAAACAATTCGTGAAGCACTTAAAACCGTCATTG ATATCAGGAATCACCCGCTATTAATTCATTGCAAACGAGGCAAG CACCGGACAGGTTGTGTGGTGGGGTGTCTGAGAAAATTGCAGAGATGGTGTTTGACCTCAATCTTTGATGAGTATCAGCGCTTTGCAGCTGTCAAAGCTAGAGTTTCTGATCAGAGGTTTATGGAGCTCTTTGACGTGTCAACTTTCAAGCATATACCAAAGGAGTTTTCATGTCTAAAGAG TAAATGGGAAACTTGA